The Sphingobium sp. JS3065 genomic sequence CGCCCCGAAGGAGGGCGATGCGATCACCGCGCTCAAGCGCTTCACCGCCACGTTGCGCGACGCCAAAGCATCGCTGGAGGACCGCCGCCTGGCGCTGCGTTTCATCGTCCACATAATGGGCGACCTGCATCAGCCGCTGCACGCGGGCGGCGGCGGCGATCGCGGCGGCAACGATGTGAAAGTGACCTTCTTCGGGGAGGCGACCAACCTGCATTCCGTCTGGGATTCCGGCCTGATCGGACAGCGCGCCCTGTCCTATTCCGAATATGCGGACTGGCTGTCGCGCTCCATCACCCCGAACCAGACGATCGACTGGAGCGCCAGCGGCCCGGCGACATGGGTTCGCGAAAGCATCGCCCTGCGCAAGACGATCTATCCGGCGGACCCCAACCTGTCCTGGGACTATGTCTATCGGCATCGTGCCGAACTGGACGACCGGCTGCGGCGCGGCGGCGTGCGCATCGCCGCCTATCTGAACGCCATTTTCGATTCAGCGGTGCCCGCCAGCGACATGCCATGAGCGCTGTCCGAAGAAGCAAGCTATTGGAAAATCAGGCGCCTATCCGGTCGCGGGAGGAAAATGGTGCTGCCGGTGAGGATTGAACTCACGAC encodes the following:
- a CDS encoding S1/P1 nuclease, translated to MRFSLLFALPLLAATPANAWGPVGHRITGAIADRNLSGAARAQVHLLLGVEDLAEAATWPDDMKSDPADFWRKTASPWHYVTVREGDRYSPADAPKEGDAITALKRFTATLRDAKASLEDRRLALRFIVHIMGDLHQPLHAGGGGDRGGNDVKVTFFGEATNLHSVWDSGLIGQRALSYSEYADWLSRSITPNQTIDWSASGPATWVRESIALRKTIYPADPNLSWDYVYRHRAELDDRLRRGGVRIAAYLNAIFDSAVPASDMP